From the genome of Pelobacter propionicus DSM 2379, one region includes:
- the rpsE gene encoding 30S ribosomal protein S5, which translates to MSRVNPADLNLTDRVVHISRVAKVVKGGRRFSFSALIVVGDGCGYVGYGLGKANEVPEAIRKGVEQAKKNLIKVPVNQNQTIPFEIEGKFGAGRLLMKPASAGTGVIAGGAARAIFEAAGINNILSKCLGSNNPHNVVKAAFAGLQRLKSPEELAARRGITE; encoded by the coding sequence TTGAGTAGAGTGAATCCAGCAGATTTGAACTTGACTGATCGCGTCGTGCATATCAGCCGTGTTGCAAAGGTGGTAAAAGGCGGCAGACGTTTCAGTTTTTCTGCTCTGATTGTAGTAGGCGATGGTTGTGGATATGTTGGTTACGGCCTTGGGAAAGCTAATGAAGTTCCGGAGGCTATTCGAAAAGGGGTTGAGCAGGCAAAGAAGAATCTCATCAAGGTTCCAGTAAATCAAAATCAAACGATTCCCTTCGAGATTGAAGGCAAGTTCGGGGCGGGACGCCTGCTGATGAAGCCTGCTTCCGCCGGTACTGGTGTTATCGCTGGAGGAGCAGCCCGTGCAATATTCGAGGCTGCTGGTATTAATAATATTCTTTCTAAGTGTTTGGGTTCTAACAATCCCCACAATGTGGTAAAGGCTGCTTTTGCTGGACTTCAACGTCTTAAGTCTCCTGAAGAGCTGGCTGCTCGCCGCGGTATTACTGAATAA
- the rpsK gene encoding 30S ribosomal protein S11, with product MASPAKKVVRKKRERKNVTNGVAHIHATFNNTMITIADTAGNVLAWSTSGAKGFKGSRKSTPFAAQVAAEDCAKKAQEHGLRNVEVYVKGPGSGRESALRALQAAGFNISFIKDVTPIPHNGCRPPKKRRV from the coding sequence ATGGCGAGTCCAGCTAAGAAAGTTGTACGTAAAAAAAGAGAACGTAAAAATGTAACTAATGGTGTGGCACATATTCATGCGACTTTTAACAATACCATGATAACTATTGCCGATACCGCCGGTAATGTCCTTGCATGGTCCACTTCAGGGGCCAAGGGGTTCAAGGGATCTCGCAAGAGTACCCCTTTTGCTGCTCAAGTAGCAGCTGAGGATTGCGCGAAAAAGGCCCAGGAACATGGCTTGCGAAATGTGGAGGTCTATGTAAAAGGGCCGGGTTCTGGTAGAGAATCTGCTTTGCGTGCGCTTCAGGCGGCTGGCTTCAATATAAGCTTTATAAAAGATGTGACGCCCATTCCTCATAATGGATGCCGTCCGCCTAAGAAGAGAAGAGTATAA
- the rpsD gene encoding 30S ribosomal protein S4 produces the protein MARYTGPSCRLCRRENMELFLKGDRCYTDKCAIKRRNYPPGQHGQGRTKNSAYGIQLREKQKVRRIYGLMENQFRGYFAEADRMKGVTGENLLSLLERRLDNVVYRLGFASSRSESRQLVRHGHFTLNGKKVDIPSIQTRVGDVIELREKSRKIVSINDALDAVARRGIPQWLELDRDAFKGNLKALPVREDVTTPIQEQLVVELYSK, from the coding sequence TTGGCTCGGTATACAGGTCCATCCTGCCGTCTGTGCAGAAGAGAAAATATGGAATTATTTTTGAAGGGTGACAGATGCTATACGGATAAATGTGCCATAAAGCGTCGTAACTACCCTCCTGGACAACATGGTCAGGGCCGTACTAAGAACTCTGCTTACGGCATACAGTTGCGTGAAAAGCAGAAAGTACGCCGAATCTATGGATTGATGGAGAATCAGTTCCGCGGTTACTTCGCAGAAGCTGATCGTATGAAGGGTGTGACTGGCGAGAACCTTCTTTCGCTTCTTGAACGTAGACTCGATAATGTTGTTTATCGACTTGGTTTTGCCTCTTCGCGCTCTGAGTCACGCCAACTCGTGCGCCACGGTCATTTCACACTTAATGGCAAGAAAGTAGATATCCCCTCGATACAAACAAGAGTTGGTGACGTAATAGAGTTGCGCGAAAAGAGCAGGAAGATTGTCTCGATTAATGATGCTCTTGACGCAGTGGCCCGTCGCGGAATACCGCAGTGGCTGGAACTTGATCGTGATGCCTTCAAGGGAAATCTGAAAGCTTTGCCTGTACGTGAGGATGTGACTACCCCCATACAGGAGCAACTGGTCGTCGAACTCTATTCAAAATAA
- the rpmD gene encoding 50S ribosomal protein L30, protein MSNTLKITLVKSLIGTPKQQRNVVAGLGLKKLNTTVVRSDTPEIRGMINKISHMLHIA, encoded by the coding sequence ATGAGCAACACTTTGAAGATCACACTGGTAAAAAGTCTTATAGGTACGCCTAAACAGCAACGAAATGTTGTTGCTGGCTTGGGATTGAAAAAGCTTAACACGACGGTTGTCCGTTCTGATACTCCTGAAATTAGGGGTATGATTAATAAAATTAGCCATATGCTTCATATTGCTTAG
- the rpmJ gene encoding 50S ribosomal protein L36 has product MKVRASVKKVCDKCKIIKRKGVVRVICDIPKHSQRQG; this is encoded by the coding sequence ATGAAAGTGCGTGCTTCTGTAAAAAAAGTGTGTGACAAGTGTAAGATAATTAAACGTAAGGGTGTTGTACGCGTTATTTGCGATATCCCTAAACATTCCCAGCGTCAGGGTTGA
- the rplX gene encoding 50S ribosomal protein L24, with amino-acid sequence MQATKTHVRKGETVMVIAGKDKNKTGTVMQFLPKKDGIIVEGLNMVKRHVKARGNEPGGIKEKEASIHISNVMPYCAKCAKPVRVRLKVLENGDKQRLCAKCGNSLEK; translated from the coding sequence ATGCAAGCCACAAAAACACATGTCAGAAAAGGTGAGACTGTAATGGTCATTGCCGGTAAAGATAAGAATAAGACTGGTACAGTCATGCAGTTCTTACCCAAAAAGGACGGTATTATTGTCGAAGGCCTTAATATGGTAAAACGTCATGTAAAGGCTCGTGGTAATGAACCAGGCGGGATCAAGGAAAAGGAAGCCTCAATCCATATCTCCAATGTCATGCCATACTGTGCAAAGTGCGCCAAACCTGTACGGGTTAGGTTAAAAGTGCTTGAAAACGGCGATAAACAGAGATTATGTGCTAAGTGTGGCAATTCTCTCGAGAAATAG
- the rpsH gene encoding 30S ribosomal protein S8: protein MSMTDPIADMLTRIRNANMVKHQKVDIPSSTMKVNIASVLKQEGYIKNYKVISDNLQGILRVYLKYIDDKDGVINEIKRISKPGGRVYVKADEVPTVKSGLGVVILSTSKGIITDSAARKAGLGGEIICTVW, encoded by the coding sequence ATGTCTATGACAGATCCTATTGCCGATATGCTTACAAGAATTAGAAATGCTAACATGGTTAAGCACCAGAAAGTTGACATTCCGTCTTCAACCATGAAAGTAAATATTGCTTCAGTTCTAAAGCAAGAAGGATATATTAAGAATTATAAGGTGATATCCGATAATCTGCAGGGCATACTGCGTGTTTACTTGAAGTATATTGATGATAAGGATGGTGTCATCAACGAAATCAAGCGCATCAGTAAACCGGGCGGTAGGGTGTATGTTAAAGCTGACGAAGTCCCGACAGTTAAATCAGGACTTGGTGTTGTTATTCTATCAACCTCCAAAGGAATAATCACCGACAGTGCTGCTCGTAAGGCTGGTTTGGGCGGTGAAATCATCTGTACTGTTTGGTAA
- the rpsC gene encoding 30S ribosomal protein S3 translates to MGQKVNPIGFRLGVIKSWDSKWYAEADYAKLLHEDLKIRAFLKKRLYSSGISKIEIERAANKTKINIYTARPGLIIGKKGSEVETIKKELSNLTSKEIFINIIEVRKPELDAQLVAENVALQLERRIAFRRAMKKSVTSALKFGAKGIRITCSGRLGGAEMSRTEWYREGRVPLHTLRADIDYGCAEAKTTYGLIGIKVLIFKGEVLPGH, encoded by the coding sequence TTGGGACAAAAAGTTAATCCGATAGGTTTCAGACTTGGAGTAATTAAATCATGGGACTCCAAATGGTACGCTGAGGCTGATTATGCAAAACTTCTGCACGAGGATCTAAAGATTCGTGCATTCCTTAAAAAACGTCTGTATAGTTCCGGCATTTCTAAGATAGAAATTGAAAGAGCTGCGAATAAGACGAAGATAAATATTTATACAGCTCGGCCCGGTCTGATCATCGGTAAAAAAGGTTCAGAGGTTGAAACGATTAAGAAAGAGCTTTCAAATCTCACCTCCAAAGAAATTTTTATAAATATTATCGAAGTTCGTAAGCCAGAGCTTGATGCCCAATTAGTTGCTGAAAATGTAGCATTGCAGCTTGAAAGGCGAATCGCATTTCGCAGGGCAATGAAGAAGAGTGTTACTTCTGCTTTGAAGTTTGGCGCTAAAGGCATACGTATTACATGCTCTGGACGGCTTGGTGGAGCTGAAATGTCGCGTACCGAATGGTACCGCGAAGGGCGTGTCCCACTGCATACTCTTCGTGCTGATATTGATTATGGCTGTGCCGAGGCAAAAACGACTTATGGTCTTATTGGCATAAAAGTACTCATATTTAAAGGCGAAGTTCTTCCAGGTCATTAA
- the rplP gene encoding 50S ribosomal protein L16: MLLPKRVKHRKQMKGRMTGKPCRGISLSFGEFGLQATECGWLDSRQIEAARIAMTRYIKRGGKIWIRIFPDKPLTSKPAETRMGKGKGSPDSWVAVIKPGTILYEMEGVSEEVAREALRLAAHKLPVSTKFITRSENHEA; the protein is encoded by the coding sequence ATGTTATTGCCGAAACGGGTTAAACATAGAAAACAGATGAAGGGGCGCATGACCGGCAAACCCTGCCGTGGTATTTCCCTGTCCTTTGGAGAGTTTGGCTTGCAGGCTACAGAATGCGGATGGCTTGACTCGAGACAGATTGAAGCAGCCCGTATTGCCATGACTCGTTACATTAAGCGTGGCGGGAAAATATGGATTCGTATCTTCCCTGACAAGCCGCTTACCTCGAAACCTGCTGAAACAAGAATGGGTAAGGGTAAGGGTTCTCCTGATTCATGGGTAGCTGTTATCAAGCCTGGTACCATTCTGTACGAGATGGAGGGCGTTTCGGAGGAAGTGGCACGGGAAGCGCTCAGGTTGGCTGCTCACAAGCTGCCAGTCTCGACAAAGTTTATTACCAGGAGTGAAAATCATGAAGCCTAG
- the rplR gene encoding 50S ribosomal protein L18 produces the protein MARTAQKLITRIKRKVRVRKKIVGTAQRPRLNVFKSARHIYAQLIDDTAGITLASCSTLSTSAESLSYTGNIAAAVHVGKEIAGLAKEKNITAVVFDRNGFLYHGRIKALADAARESGLLF, from the coding sequence GTGGCAAGAACGGCACAAAAACTAATCACGAGAATTAAACGTAAAGTTAGGGTACGCAAAAAAATAGTGGGTACTGCTCAGCGTCCTCGATTGAACGTTTTCAAGAGCGCACGCCATATCTACGCACAGTTGATCGATGATACTGCAGGGATTACTCTTGCTTCATGCTCAACTCTTTCTACTAGTGCAGAATCTCTTTCATATACTGGAAACATCGCAGCTGCAGTTCATGTTGGTAAGGAAATTGCCGGTCTTGCCAAAGAAAAAAATATAACTGCTGTGGTATTTGATCGTAATGGTTTTCTGTATCACGGAAGAATTAAAGCACTTGCAGATGCTGCACGTGAGTCAGGTCTTCTTTTCTAA
- the rpmC gene encoding 50S ribosomal protein L29, with protein sequence MKPRDLRNMSAEGLVSKKSELVQELFNLKFQLHTGRLENTSKLKCIRQDIARINTILTENRA encoded by the coding sequence ATGAAGCCTAGAGACCTACGGAACATGTCCGCTGAAGGACTCGTGTCAAAGAAAAGCGAACTTGTTCAAGAATTGTTTAATCTCAAATTCCAGTTGCATACGGGAAGGCTAGAAAATACATCTAAGCTGAAATGTATACGTCAGGATATTGCCAGAATTAATACGATCCTCACCGAGAACAGGGCATAG
- the rpsM gene encoding 30S ribosomal protein S13: MARIAGIDLPKNKRIVIALTYIYGIGNSTAEKILEATNVDPNTRTDNLTEADVSHLRDEIDRNIKVEGDLRREISMNIKRLMDLGCYRGLRHRKGLPVRGQRTKTNARTRKGPARTVAGKKK, from the coding sequence TTGGCACGAATTGCTGGTATTGACTTACCAAAAAACAAGCGGATAGTAATTGCCCTGACCTATATTTATGGAATCGGCAATTCTACAGCGGAAAAGATTCTTGAGGCGACGAACGTTGATCCGAACACACGTACCGACAATCTGACCGAAGCGGATGTGTCTCATCTGCGTGACGAAATCGATAGAAACATTAAAGTCGAAGGCGATCTGCGCAGAGAAATATCCATGAATATCAAGCGTCTCATGGATTTAGGTTGCTATCGTGGTTTGCGTCATAGAAAAGGGCTTCCGGTGAGGGGACAGCGTACAAAAACAAACGCTCGTACTCGGAAGGGACCTGCTCGTACCGTTGCTGGTAAGAAGAAATAA
- the rplO gene encoding 50S ribosomal protein L15, with amino-acid sequence MDLNTLKPALGSVKQGKRIGRGPGSGHGKTATKGHKGQKARSGGSIKAGFEGGQMPLQRRLPKRGFTPLSRVEYAIVNLKQLDAFEANSSVDTESLVAMGLVKSTACAVKILGNGDLAKSLRVSASKFSQSAKDKILAAGGTVEETV; translated from the coding sequence ATGGATTTGAATACTCTCAAACCTGCATTGGGTTCAGTTAAACAAGGCAAGAGGATTGGTCGCGGGCCTGGGTCCGGGCACGGAAAGACTGCCACAAAAGGGCACAAGGGACAAAAGGCACGCTCAGGCGGTAGTATCAAAGCCGGTTTTGAAGGTGGTCAGATGCCCTTGCAACGTCGTTTGCCGAAACGTGGCTTCACTCCGCTCAGCAGAGTTGAATATGCAATCGTAAATCTTAAGCAACTCGATGCATTCGAAGCAAACTCATCTGTCGATACTGAGTCTCTTGTTGCCATGGGTCTTGTTAAATCTACAGCTTGTGCTGTCAAGATTCTCGGTAACGGAGATCTTGCTAAATCACTTCGCGTTTCTGCCTCTAAATTCAGTCAGTCAGCAAAGGATAAAATCCTTGCTGCTGGCGGAACAGTTGAGGAGACGGTCTAG
- a CDS encoding type Z 30S ribosomal protein S14 — protein sequence MAKVSMIIKSQRKPKFKVQQHNRCEVCGRPKAFYRKFRMCRICLRKYASIGQIPGVIKSSW from the coding sequence GTGGCAAAAGTTTCAATGATAATCAAATCTCAACGTAAACCAAAATTTAAAGTCCAACAACATAATCGTTGCGAAGTTTGCGGCAGACCTAAAGCTTTTTACCGCAAATTTAGAATGTGCAGGATTTGTCTTCGTAAGTATGCATCTATAGGACAGATTCCTGGCGTTATTAAATCGAGCTGGTAA
- the rpsQ gene encoding 30S ribosomal protein S17: MSERGHRRTQNGVVVSDKMDKTVVVKVDRLIKHPVYNKYIKRSAKYKVHDENNVCKIGDRVQIIECRPLSKDKRWNLKQISN, translated from the coding sequence ATGAGCGAACGTGGTCATAGAAGAACACAAAACGGAGTTGTTGTCAGCGATAAAATGGATAAGACTGTAGTTGTAAAAGTTGATCGTCTGATTAAGCATCCCGTTTATAATAAATACATTAAAAGAAGCGCGAAATACAAAGTACATGACGAGAATAATGTCTGTAAGATTGGGGACCGTGTTCAGATTATAGAATGCAGACCTTTAAGTAAAGACAAACGCTGGAACCTTAAACAGATCAGCAATTAA
- the secY gene encoding preprotein translocase subunit SecY, whose product MLDALRNIFRIPELKKRVLFSLAMLAVYRIGCHIPTPGIDRMALSHFFKQAQGTLLGLFDMFSGGALERLSVFALGIMPYISSSIIFQLLTVVVPAIEKLSKEGESGRKKIIQYTRYGTIVLSIVQGLGIAVGLESMRGPAGELVVPTPGWSFRLMTVLTLTAGTAFIMWLGEQMSERGIGNGISLIIFAGIVVRIPTALGNTWKLLGAGQLSLFVILFIVAFMFAVIAGIVFVERGQRRLPIHYAKRVTGLKTYNAQSSHLPLKVNMAGVIPPIFASSIIMFPATIANFINVPWVQNIAKSLMPGHWAYNVFFVAFIVFFCYFYTAVTFNPVDVAENIKKHGGYIPGIRPGKETSDFMDSVLTKLTFAGAIYISVVCVLPSILIGKFNLPFYFGGTGLLIAIGVGMDTVSQIESHLITRSYEGFMKGVRIRGRR is encoded by the coding sequence GTGCTCGATGCACTAAGGAATATTTTTAGGATTCCAGAGCTAAAAAAGAGAGTTTTGTTTTCTCTGGCAATGCTCGCGGTCTATCGGATAGGGTGCCATATTCCTACCCCTGGTATAGACCGCATGGCATTGTCACATTTTTTTAAACAGGCCCAGGGAACGCTGCTTGGTCTGTTTGATATGTTTTCAGGTGGCGCGTTAGAGAGGCTTTCCGTATTTGCTCTTGGAATAATGCCTTATATCTCTTCATCGATTATTTTTCAGCTGTTGACTGTTGTTGTTCCTGCAATAGAGAAGTTGTCGAAAGAAGGCGAGTCGGGACGCAAGAAGATCATTCAGTATACGCGATATGGAACCATAGTACTGAGTATCGTTCAGGGGCTTGGTATTGCCGTAGGGCTTGAAAGTATGCGCGGTCCCGCAGGAGAGTTAGTCGTACCCACTCCTGGATGGTCTTTTCGTTTGATGACGGTTCTGACGCTAACAGCTGGGACTGCGTTCATCATGTGGTTGGGCGAACAGATGTCAGAAAGGGGGATTGGTAACGGAATTTCCCTGATCATATTTGCCGGCATAGTCGTGCGGATTCCTACTGCTCTCGGGAATACATGGAAGCTGCTGGGAGCTGGACAGCTTTCGCTTTTTGTTATTCTCTTCATCGTTGCGTTTATGTTCGCTGTGATTGCTGGAATTGTGTTCGTTGAACGTGGTCAGAGGCGATTGCCAATCCATTACGCAAAAAGGGTTACAGGTCTTAAGACATACAATGCGCAATCATCTCACTTGCCGTTGAAGGTCAACATGGCTGGTGTAATTCCTCCCATTTTCGCGTCTTCGATTATTATGTTCCCCGCGACTATAGCCAATTTTATTAATGTACCGTGGGTACAAAACATTGCAAAGAGTCTCATGCCGGGGCACTGGGCCTATAATGTTTTTTTCGTTGCCTTTATAGTCTTTTTTTGCTATTTCTACACGGCTGTGACATTCAATCCTGTGGATGTCGCTGAAAATATAAAAAAACATGGTGGGTATATACCAGGTATTCGGCCTGGAAAAGAGACATCTGATTTCATGGATTCGGTGCTGACTAAGTTGACCTTCGCCGGAGCAATATATATTTCAGTAGTGTGTGTCCTTCCGTCCATCCTAATTGGTAAGTTTAATCTACCATTTTACTTTGGTGGTACGGGTCTTCTTATCGCTATTGGCGTTGGGATGGATACTGTTTCGCAGATAGAATCTCATTTGATTACGCGAAGCTATGAAGGTTTTATGAAGGGTGTTCGAATTCGAGGAAGAAGGTAA
- the rplN gene encoding 50S ribosomal protein L14: MIQMQTILDVADNSGAKKLFCIKVLGGSKRKYAGVGDIIVASVREALPNSKVKKGDVVKAVIVRTAKELGRPDGSYIRFDDNSGVVINNQKEPVGTRIFGPVARELRAKKFMKIISLAPEVL, from the coding sequence ATGATACAGATGCAAACAATATTGGATGTAGCAGACAATTCTGGTGCCAAAAAACTTTTTTGTATTAAAGTGCTTGGTGGTTCTAAACGGAAATATGCGGGAGTGGGCGACATAATTGTCGCTTCGGTTCGTGAAGCTCTGCCCAATTCCAAAGTCAAAAAGGGTGATGTGGTAAAAGCTGTTATTGTGCGTACCGCAAAGGAATTGGGACGTCCCGATGGGTCATATATCCGTTTTGATGATAATTCAGGAGTAGTAATAAACAACCAGAAGGAACCGGTAGGAACGCGCATCTTTGGTCCTGTTGCCAGAGAATTGCGTGCTAAGAAGTTTATGAAAATAATCTCACTTGCGCCGGAAGTACTCTAA
- the rplF gene encoding 50S ribosomal protein L6: MSRIGKLPIDISKDVKLAFSDSILSVQGPLGKLSRRIMPCVNLEITDSCIIVMRNDESGTARSAHGLTRTLVSNMVNGVTKGFQKSLEINGVGYRAEVKGSELVLSLGYSHPVVFTIPAGVTIEVDKLTKVVVKGFDKELVGETAAKIRSFRPPEPYKGKGVKYADETILRKAGKTGKK, encoded by the coding sequence ATGTCGAGAATAGGGAAACTTCCCATAGATATATCCAAGGATGTAAAGCTTGCTTTTTCTGATTCTATACTGTCGGTTCAAGGTCCATTAGGAAAATTATCGCGTCGGATCATGCCCTGTGTAAATTTAGAGATTACAGACTCATGTATAATTGTAATGCGAAATGACGAGTCAGGAACTGCAAGGTCAGCTCACGGCCTTACGCGTACATTAGTCAGTAATATGGTGAACGGTGTTACCAAAGGTTTTCAGAAGAGCCTTGAAATTAATGGTGTAGGATATCGTGCTGAAGTCAAGGGAAGTGAACTTGTTTTGAGTCTTGGCTACTCTCATCCTGTTGTTTTCACGATACCCGCTGGGGTTACTATAGAAGTTGATAAACTGACCAAAGTGGTGGTTAAGGGTTTTGATAAGGAACTTGTAGGGGAAACCGCTGCAAAGATTCGGTCATTCAGGCCGCCTGAACCCTATAAAGGTAAGGGTGTTAAATATGCTGACGAGACTATCCTGAGAAAAGCCGGTAAGACAGGCAAGAAATAG
- the map gene encoding type I methionyl aminopeptidase, whose translation MIVLKSLREIERMRVACRLVAEVLEMLKEAVRPGVSTCDLEDIALKHTLKNKAKPAFKGYCNYPSALCCSPNQQVVHGVPNREPLRDGDILSLDFGVLYDDFYGDAAVTLPVGIVSEKVKSLIATTEQSLYRGIEKAIPGNRLTDISHAIQDYVEKRGFSVVRDFVGHGIGRGLHEEPQIPNYGAPAKGVKLKAGMVFAIEPMINEKSHEVKILDDGWTVVTLDGGMSAHFEHTVAITDNGPDILTRLV comes from the coding sequence GTGATTGTGCTTAAATCTCTCCGTGAGATTGAACGGATGAGAGTAGCTTGCAGATTGGTTGCCGAAGTCCTTGAGATGCTGAAAGAAGCTGTAAGGCCGGGTGTATCGACTTGCGATCTTGAAGATATCGCTTTGAAACACACTCTGAAAAACAAAGCCAAGCCGGCTTTTAAAGGTTATTGTAATTATCCTAGTGCTCTGTGCTGTTCACCTAATCAGCAGGTGGTGCATGGAGTGCCAAATCGGGAGCCTCTTCGGGATGGTGACATCTTAAGCCTTGATTTTGGGGTTCTTTATGATGATTTCTACGGAGACGCAGCAGTAACGCTTCCTGTCGGAATTGTTAGTGAAAAGGTGAAATCGCTTATTGCGACAACGGAGCAGTCTTTATATCGTGGTATTGAGAAGGCTATCCCTGGTAACCGTCTTACTGATATTTCGCATGCCATACAGGATTACGTTGAGAAACGGGGTTTTTCCGTGGTTCGCGACTTTGTGGGGCATGGTATCGGTAGAGGGTTACACGAGGAACCTCAGATCCCTAATTATGGTGCGCCTGCAAAAGGGGTAAAGCTCAAAGCGGGTATGGTCTTTGCTATTGAGCCAATGATAAACGAAAAATCGCATGAAGTGAAAATCCTCGATGATGGTTGGACGGTTGTTACCTTGGATGGTGGTATGTCTGCGCATTTTGAGCACACCGTAGCGATTACGGATAATGGACCTGATATTTTAACTCGGCTTGTTTAA
- a CDS encoding adenylate kinase, with translation MNVILFGPPGAGKGTQAQYVVERFGIPQISTGDMLRAAVKNCTPLGLKAKEIMDAGGLVSDEIVLGIVADRLSCEDCGTGFVLDGFPRTIPQAEALIEILACLGKQTDHVISLEVSNDEITRRLSGRRTCPSCGKGFHVLFAPPRKAGVCDFCGADLVQRGDDHPESICNRLSVYEKQTSPLKAFYAQKGLLRAVDGSLPVEQIQLQIRKVLEGCSSDCA, from the coding sequence ATGAACGTAATACTTTTTGGCCCTCCGGGGGCTGGTAAAGGCACTCAGGCTCAGTATGTTGTAGAACGATTTGGGATTCCTCAAATATCTACCGGTGATATGCTGCGTGCTGCAGTAAAGAATTGTACTCCGCTTGGTCTTAAGGCCAAGGAGATAATGGATGCGGGCGGTCTTGTTTCTGATGAAATCGTACTCGGTATAGTCGCTGATAGGCTATCTTGTGAAGATTGTGGTACTGGTTTTGTGCTGGACGGTTTTCCTCGGACAATACCTCAAGCTGAGGCATTGATTGAAATCCTTGCATGCTTAGGAAAACAAACTGATCATGTTATTTCTCTTGAAGTGTCAAATGACGAAATTACTCGACGCTTGTCTGGTCGTCGTACTTGTCCTTCTTGTGGTAAAGGTTTTCATGTGCTTTTTGCTCCACCCAGAAAGGCGGGAGTTTGCGATTTCTGTGGTGCGGACTTGGTTCAGAGGGGAGACGACCACCCTGAGTCCATATGTAACCGGTTGAGTGTATACGAAAAGCAGACATCACCTCTGAAAGCGTTTTATGCACAAAAAGGACTTTTGAGGGCTGTTGACGGTAGTCTGCCTGTAGAACAGATACAATTGCAGATTCGGAAGGTGTTGGAAGGTTGCTCTAGTGATTGTGCTTAA
- the rplE gene encoding 50S ribosomal protein L5 has product MARLKEIYHKDVMQKLRSDFSYANIMEVPKIVKVVVNMGLGEAIQNVKILDSAAAELAAITGQKTVITKAKKSIATFKLRQGMPIGCMVTLRRAKMYEFLDRLMNVSLPRVRDFKGVSAKAFDGKGNYTLGIKEQLIFPEINYDAVDKIKGMNITIVTSAKTDEEGRALLKYLGMPFRN; this is encoded by the coding sequence ATGGCTCGTTTGAAAGAGATTTACCATAAAGACGTAATGCAAAAGCTACGTAGTGATTTTAGCTATGCAAATATAATGGAAGTGCCCAAAATCGTAAAAGTTGTTGTAAATATGGGCCTTGGTGAAGCAATTCAGAATGTGAAAATCCTTGATTCTGCTGCTGCTGAGTTAGCTGCTATTACCGGCCAAAAAACTGTTATCACAAAAGCTAAAAAATCGATAGCCACGTTTAAGCTCCGCCAAGGTATGCCTATTGGCTGTATGGTAACACTCAGGCGTGCAAAAATGTATGAGTTTCTTGACCGGCTTATGAATGTGTCCCTTCCCAGGGTTCGTGACTTTAAGGGCGTGTCCGCAAAAGCTTTTGACGGAAAAGGCAATTATACTCTTGGCATCAAGGAACAGCTGATTTTTCCTGAAATTAATTACGATGCTGTTGACAAGATAAAAGGCATGAATATTACCATTGTTACCAGCGCTAAAACAGATGAGGAAGGTAGAGCTCTACTTAAGTACTTGGGCATGCCGTTCAGGAACTAA